In Rhizobium sp. WSM4643, the following are encoded in one genomic region:
- the gcvH gene encoding glycine cleavage system protein GcvH has product MLKFTEEHEWLKIEGGVATVGITNYAVDQLGDLVFVELPEVGATFSKNGNAATVESVKAASDVYCPLDGEITEVNPAIVADPSLVNSDPQGAGWFFKLKLANAADADGLLDEAAYKELTA; this is encoded by the coding sequence ATGCTGAAATTTACCGAAGAACACGAATGGCTGAAGATCGAAGGCGGCGTTGCGACGGTCGGCATCACCAACTATGCCGTCGATCAACTCGGCGACCTGGTTTTCGTCGAGTTGCCGGAAGTCGGCGCGACCTTCTCCAAGAACGGCAATGCCGCAACCGTTGAATCCGTCAAGGCTGCTTCCGACGTCTATTGTCCGCTTGATGGCGAGATCACCGAGGTCAATCCGGCCATCGTTGCAGATCCGTCGCTGGTCAATTCCGATCCTCAGGGCGCCGGCTGGTTTTTCAAGCTGAAGCTTGCAAATGCTGCCGACGCCGATGGCCTGCTCGACGAGGCGGCCTACAAGGAGCTCACTGCGTAA